Proteins from a single region of Pseudalkalibacillus hwajinpoensis:
- a CDS encoding helix-turn-helix domain-containing protein — MEAEIYGRRIRAFRKLKGYTQEQLAKELGVSVSVLGEIERGNRRPTNGFMQLVAKQLRVPLEELFPLEHN; from the coding sequence ATGGAAGCGGAGATCTACGGAAGACGTATTCGCGCTTTTCGAAAGTTGAAAGGTTATACTCAGGAACAGCTTGCGAAGGAACTCGGTGTTTCGGTATCTGTACTAGGAGAGATCGAGCGAGGGAACCGAAGACCTACAAATGGTTTTATGCAGCTAGTAGCTAAGCAGCTCAGAGTTCCGCTTGAGGAACTTTTTCCTTTAGAACACAACTGA